The proteins below are encoded in one region of Sphingobacterium sp. R2:
- a CDS encoding ribonuclease H-like YkuK family protein gives MRWQKYNGESIRSTIFDAVEEVIKREDALGNKLKVYIGTDSQVKRGIIDFATVIVFLREHKGGFMFIQRDKRHHRMSIKERMLLEVQKSIDIAYQLCPLLEKHKVDLEVHADINTNPNFQSNVALKEAMGYIMGMGFVFKAKPESFASTNCANKQVQ, from the coding sequence ATGAGATGGCAAAAATACAATGGCGAATCCATTCGCTCCACAATTTTCGATGCTGTTGAAGAAGTCATAAAACGCGAAGACGCCCTCGGGAATAAGCTCAAAGTTTATATCGGCACCGATTCCCAAGTCAAGCGGGGCATCATCGACTTCGCAACAGTCATCGTCTTTCTCCGGGAACATAAAGGTGGATTTATGTTTATCCAACGGGACAAAAGGCACCACCGAATGAGCATTAAAGAGCGGATGCTGCTCGAAGTGCAAAAATCCATCGACATAGCCTATCAACTCTGCCCCCTTCTCGAAAAACACAAAGTGGACCTCGAAGTCCACGCCGACATCAACACCAATCCAAATTTCCAGTCAAACGTCGCTCTAAAAGAAGCCATGGGCTATATTATGGGTATGGGATTTGTCTTTAAGGCCAAGCCGGAGTCTTTTGCCAGTACCAACTGTGCCAATAAACAGGTTCAATAA
- a CDS encoding AAA family ATPase, translating to MGKDFIKIAVVGPESTGKSTMAQFLAKEFQTVCVPEYSRYYCQSLNNKYTLQDEVNMFYGQVALEEALIPLAQRQLLICDTTFLTVKIWSDYLFGHTPAEVTHKIQQHRYDLYLLMDIDLPWQDDPLRDFPEQREHFMGIWKSELTALRAQYRIVSGLGEQRLENGLHAVKDFLTLI from the coding sequence GTGGGAAAAGATTTCATAAAAATTGCCGTTGTTGGCCCCGAGTCCACCGGAAAATCAACGATGGCACAATTTCTTGCCAAGGAATTTCAGACAGTATGCGTGCCCGAATATTCACGTTATTATTGCCAAAGCCTCAACAATAAATACACCTTACAGGACGAAGTCAATATGTTTTATGGACAGGTCGCCTTGGAGGAAGCGCTGATCCCTTTAGCACAAAGACAGCTCCTCATCTGTGACACGACCTTCCTTACCGTAAAAATCTGGTCTGATTATTTATTCGGCCATACTCCAGCGGAAGTGACCCATAAAATTCAACAACATCGCTATGATCTATATTTACTTATGGATATCGATCTTCCCTGGCAAGACGATCCACTACGGGATTTTCCCGAACAGCGTGAACATTTCATGGGAATCTGGAAAAGTGAATTAACAGCTCTTCGTGCACAATACCGCATTGTGTCGGGGCTCGGTGAGCAACGCCTTGAGAATGGACTTCATGCGGTAAAAGATTTTCTGACATTGATTTGA
- a CDS encoding BrxA/BrxB family bacilliredoxin — translation MYPEYLVAPMRQELVDAGFEELKTPEAVDQAIASEGTVFVVVNSVCGCAAANARPAAKAAVKNEKHPAKLVTVFAGMETDAVNTARNYMLPYPPSSPAMALFKDGKLVHMIERHMIEGRPAQMIADNLVAAFDEYC, via the coding sequence ATGTATCCAGAATATTTAGTAGCTCCAATGCGTCAAGAATTAGTTGATGCAGGATTCGAAGAATTAAAAACACCTGAAGCAGTTGATCAGGCTATTGCATCAGAAGGAACCGTTTTTGTGGTTGTAAACTCTGTTTGTGGTTGCGCTGCAGCAAATGCACGTCCAGCTGCAAAAGCCGCTGTAAAAAATGAAAAACACCCAGCTAAATTGGTGACTGTTTTCGCAGGTATGGAAACGGATGCAGTGAACACTGCACGTAACTACATGTTGCCTTACCCTCCATCTTCACCAGCAATGGCTTTATTTAAAGACGGGAAATTGGTACACATGATTGAAAGACATATGATTGAAGGTCGCCCGGCACAAATGATTGCTGACAATTTAGTTGCAGCATTTGACGAGTACTGTTAA
- the uvrB gene encoding excinuclease ABC subunit UvrB — MKFELTSEYKPTGDQPEAIRQLVAGVEQAEQYQTLLGVTGSGKTFTVANVIQETQKPTLILSHNKTLAAQLYGEFKQFFPHNSVNYFVSYYDYYQPEAFIASTNTYIEKDLAINEEIEKLRLATTSALMSGRRDVVVVSSVSCIYGMGNPEDFSRSIFRFGVGMTITRNAFLHKLVEILYSRTTTEFKRGTFRVKGDTVDIYPAYLDFAIRVSFFGDEIDELSEIDPVSGKTLHKMEDLALFPANLFVTPKEKFKESIWAIQDELMQRKTQLEGEGLMLEAKRLEERVNYDLEMMRELGYCSGIENYSRFFDGRQPGMRPFCLLDYFPEDYLLVIDESHVTLPQLRAMYGGDRSRKVSLVEHGFRLPAALDNRPLNFAEFESLTNQTIYVSATPGDYELQQTEGVVVEQVIRPTGLLDPIIEVRPAINQVDDFLEEVDKTIKEGGRVLATTLTKRMAEELSKYMTKLNLKVRYIHSEIKTLERVEILRGLRLGEFDILVGVNLLREGLDLPEVTLVAILDADKEGFLRSERSLIQTIGRAARNDKGRVVMYADKITDSMRVTIDETNRRRDKQMKYNQEHGITPRTVGKTKEEILEQTSVADFSGIEPKIYVEPDPSQAVAADPVMQYLSEKDLKKAIDNVRKKMDKAAKEMDFLEAAKYRDEMFSLEKLYEERFSF, encoded by the coding sequence ATGAAATTTGAATTGACATCAGAGTATAAGCCGACCGGCGATCAGCCAGAAGCCATTCGGCAATTGGTTGCTGGAGTAGAGCAGGCAGAGCAATATCAAACGCTTTTGGGGGTGACGGGATCAGGGAAGACCTTTACGGTGGCCAATGTGATTCAGGAAACGCAAAAGCCAACATTGATTTTAAGCCATAATAAAACATTGGCGGCTCAATTGTATGGTGAATTCAAGCAGTTCTTCCCCCATAATTCAGTCAACTATTTTGTATCCTATTACGATTATTATCAGCCCGAAGCTTTTATTGCTTCTACCAATACTTACATCGAGAAGGATTTGGCAATTAATGAAGAAATTGAAAAGTTGCGCTTGGCCACCACCTCCGCTTTGATGTCGGGGCGTCGTGATGTCGTTGTGGTTTCTTCTGTGTCTTGTATCTATGGTATGGGAAATCCAGAGGATTTCTCCCGTTCTATCTTTCGATTCGGCGTAGGGATGACGATTACGAGAAATGCTTTTCTGCATAAATTAGTAGAAATTTTATATTCACGAACAACAACAGAGTTTAAACGGGGTACCTTTCGCGTTAAAGGAGATACTGTGGATATTTATCCAGCGTATTTGGATTTTGCAATTCGTGTGTCCTTCTTTGGGGATGAAATTGATGAATTGAGTGAGATAGATCCGGTATCTGGTAAAACGCTCCATAAAATGGAAGATTTAGCCCTTTTTCCGGCAAATCTTTTCGTTACGCCGAAGGAAAAATTTAAAGAATCGATTTGGGCTATTCAAGATGAACTGATGCAGCGCAAAACCCAACTGGAAGGTGAGGGCTTAATGCTCGAAGCAAAGCGTTTGGAGGAGCGTGTCAATTATGATTTGGAGATGATGCGGGAGCTGGGTTATTGCTCCGGAATAGAAAATTATTCTCGCTTTTTCGACGGTAGGCAGCCAGGAATGCGTCCGTTCTGTCTGCTGGATTATTTTCCGGAGGATTATCTATTGGTCATTGATGAAAGCCATGTGACCTTACCTCAATTACGTGCCATGTATGGTGGCGACCGATCACGAAAAGTCTCCTTAGTGGAACATGGATTTAGATTGCCTGCGGCTTTGGATAACAGACCCTTAAACTTTGCGGAGTTTGAATCTTTGACAAACCAGACAATTTATGTATCAGCTACCCCTGGTGATTATGAACTGCAACAGACAGAAGGTGTGGTGGTTGAACAGGTGATTCGTCCTACGGGGCTTCTAGATCCGATTATTGAAGTGAGGCCAGCAATCAATCAGGTCGATGATTTCTTGGAAGAGGTGGATAAGACCATCAAAGAAGGTGGGCGTGTGCTGGCAACTACATTGACGAAACGTATGGCAGAAGAACTTTCCAAATATATGACCAAGCTGAACTTAAAAGTTCGTTATATACATTCGGAAATTAAAACCTTGGAGCGGGTTGAAATCTTACGCGGCCTTCGATTAGGTGAATTTGATATCTTGGTCGGCGTAAACTTACTGCGTGAGGGACTTGATTTACCCGAGGTCACACTCGTTGCTATTCTTGATGCAGATAAAGAAGGTTTTTTGCGTTCTGAACGATCGCTTATCCAGACAATCGGTCGTGCCGCCCGGAATGATAAAGGACGGGTTGTCATGTATGCCGATAAAATAACCGACAGTATGCGTGTGACGATCGATGAAACCAATCGTCGCCGAGACAAGCAGATGAAATATAACCAGGAGCATGGCATTACACCGCGTACTGTGGGCAAAACAAAAGAGGAGATCTTAGAACAGACTTCTGTAGCCGATTTCTCCGGTATTGAACCTAAAATCTATGTCGAACCGGATCCATCGCAGGCTGTTGCAGCTGATCCTGTCATGCAGTATCTCAGTGAGAAGGATCTGAAAAAAGCGATCGATAATGTGCGTAAAAAAATGGATAAAGCCGCGAAAGAAATGGATTTCTTGGAAGCTGCCAAATACCGTGATGAGATGTTCTCGCTCGAAAAACTTTATGAGGAACGGTTCTCCTTTTAA
- a CDS encoding glutamate-5-semialdehyde dehydrogenase has protein sequence MSESIIKQLQAAANAKNVLQKLAPETKITLLNAIADALVEQESVILQANKSDLDRMSDEDPKKDRLLLNGDRLKGLADSVKQIAQLADPTDQLLLKKQLPNGLEIEKITVPLGVVGVIYESRPNVTIDVAALCIQSGNVCLLRGGSDALHTNEVLLKVIHDILEQHGIATTIVQLLPVDRKHVSELLEATQYVDIIIPRGSQSLINFVRENAKVPVIETGAGVCHTYVDCTADLDMAARIVANAKISRPSVCNSLDTVLVDKDVVTEFLVKLAPYLEEAQVEVFADATAYQVLKHENFSNLKRAEAADFGREFLDLKCSVKTVAGLDEALEHIGTYSSKHSECIVSSNELHIEQFLNTVDAAAVYANASTRFTDGGEFGLGAEIGISTQKLHARGPFALEKLVTEKWIVRGNGQIR, from the coding sequence ATGAGTGAATCCATTATAAAACAACTTCAGGCAGCAGCCAATGCTAAAAATGTATTGCAGAAGCTAGCACCAGAAACCAAAATAACGCTTTTAAATGCTATTGCAGATGCGCTTGTCGAACAGGAGTCGGTTATATTACAGGCCAATAAAAGTGATTTGGACCGCATGTCTGATGAAGATCCTAAAAAAGACCGTCTCTTGCTCAATGGTGATCGCCTAAAAGGTTTGGCCGACAGTGTCAAGCAGATAGCACAGTTGGCAGACCCAACAGATCAGTTATTATTGAAAAAGCAATTACCCAATGGATTAGAAATAGAAAAGATCACGGTTCCGCTTGGCGTTGTTGGTGTGATCTATGAATCGCGGCCTAATGTGACGATAGATGTCGCTGCTTTATGTATTCAGTCGGGCAATGTTTGCTTATTGCGGGGTGGTTCCGATGCATTACATACCAATGAAGTGCTTTTGAAAGTCATCCATGATATCTTGGAACAGCATGGTATTGCAACAACTATTGTGCAACTGTTGCCTGTGGATAGGAAGCATGTTTCGGAATTATTGGAAGCTACCCAATATGTGGATATTATCATCCCGCGTGGGTCGCAGTCATTGATCAATTTTGTGCGGGAAAATGCCAAGGTACCTGTGATTGAGACAGGGGCAGGAGTATGCCATACGTATGTCGACTGTACCGCAGATTTGGATATGGCAGCGAGGATTGTCGCAAATGCTAAAATTTCTAGACCTTCTGTCTGTAACTCCTTGGATACAGTTTTGGTCGATAAGGATGTTGTAACGGAATTTTTAGTTAAACTGGCTCCGTATCTCGAAGAGGCCCAAGTTGAAGTTTTTGCTGACGCGACTGCCTATCAGGTACTAAAACATGAAAATTTTTCAAATTTAAAGCGAGCAGAAGCGGCGGATTTTGGAAGGGAATTTTTAGATTTGAAATGTTCGGTAAAAACCGTTGCCGGTTTGGATGAAGCGCTGGAACATATTGGAACATATTCTTCCAAACATTCGGAGTGCATCGTCTCTTCCAATGAACTTCATATTGAACAGTTTTTAAATACAGTGGATGCCGCTGCGGTGTATGCCAATGCGTCGACACGTTTTACAGATGGCGGAGAATTTGGACTTGGGGCTGAAATAGGAATTTCTACTCAAAAATTACATGCACGGGGACCCTTTGCATTGGAAAAGTTGGTTACAGAGAAATGGATTGTCCGTGGGAACGGTCAGATTCGATAA
- a CDS encoding peroxiredoxin — MSLRLGDEAPNFKAQTTIGEIDFHDYIKDSWVVFFSHPSDYTPVCTTELGRTAKLKSEFDKRGVKAIALSVDNVNDHLNWIKDINETQHTEVNFPVIADEDHHVSELYDMIHPNASATATVRSVFIIGPDKKIKLTLTYPASTGRNFDEILRVIDSLQLTSDYQVATPADWKHGEDVIVVPAIKTEDIPAKFPKGYKEIKPYLRTTPQPNL, encoded by the coding sequence ATGAGTTTAAGATTAGGAGATGAAGCGCCAAATTTTAAAGCGCAAACAACCATTGGTGAAATAGACTTTCACGATTATATTAAAGATAGCTGGGTCGTTTTCTTTTCACACCCGTCAGATTATACTCCGGTATGTACCACAGAGTTGGGGCGCACAGCAAAGTTAAAATCGGAATTTGACAAAAGGGGGGTAAAAGCCATTGCGCTGAGTGTAGATAATGTAAACGATCACTTAAACTGGATCAAGGATATTAATGAGACACAACATACAGAAGTGAATTTCCCGGTTATCGCCGATGAAGATCATCATGTGTCCGAATTATACGATATGATCCACCCGAATGCTTCTGCAACAGCTACTGTGCGTTCGGTATTCATTATAGGGCCTGATAAAAAGATTAAATTGACCCTGACATATCCAGCCTCAACGGGTCGTAATTTTGACGAGATTTTACGCGTTATTGATTCTTTACAGTTAACGTCAGATTATCAAGTAGCTACACCTGCAGATTGGAAGCATGGGGAAGATGTTATTGTTGTTCCGGCGATAAAGACTGAAGACATCCCTGCGAAATTCCCGAAAGGATATAAAGAGATCAAACCATATTTGAGAACAACGCCCCAACCAAATCTATAG
- the upp gene encoding uracil phosphoribosyltransferase — protein sequence MVTILSTQNSIANHFIAELRDIHIQQDRMRFRRNLERLGEIFAYEISKTMTYTPIEVETPLGVAKTQLLMEQPVLATILRAGLPFHQGLLNVFDRADNTFIAAYRHTKKSGEFEIHKEYVNTPNLDNRTVIVVDPMLATGKSLVLCCRDLLAEYDIKELHIVAAIASEEGINHVQAFIPTAHIWVGDVDHELTSKAYIVPGLGDAGDLAYGAKHH from the coding sequence ATGGTTACTATTCTATCTACCCAAAATAGCATTGCAAATCATTTTATCGCCGAGTTGAGAGATATTCATATTCAACAGGATCGCATGCGTTTCCGCCGGAATTTGGAACGATTGGGTGAAATTTTCGCTTATGAGATCAGCAAAACGATGACCTATACGCCCATTGAAGTTGAAACTCCGCTGGGTGTGGCCAAAACTCAACTCCTGATGGAACAACCCGTACTGGCTACGATTTTGAGAGCGGGCCTTCCTTTTCATCAAGGACTATTAAATGTATTTGACCGCGCCGACAATACGTTTATTGCCGCCTATCGACATACCAAAAAAAGCGGCGAGTTTGAGATCCACAAGGAATATGTAAATACCCCCAATTTAGACAACCGCACCGTGATTGTAGTGGACCCCATGCTGGCAACAGGAAAAAGTCTCGTGTTATGCTGCAGGGATCTCTTGGCCGAATATGACATCAAGGAATTGCACATTGTTGCGGCCATCGCTTCCGAAGAAGGAATAAATCATGTGCAGGCTTTCATTCCAACAGCGCATATTTGGGTAGGTGATGTCGATCACGAGCTGACCTCCAAAGCCTATATTGTACCGGGCCTCGGCGACGCTGGAGATTTGGCCTATGGTGCAAAACACCACTAA
- the pnuC gene encoding nicotinamide riboside transporter PnuC, whose translation MQDFFQQIARQFAQTSWLEWLGTLTGFLCVYLAAKQNIWNWPISIISVASYAILFYDAKLYGDTVLQFYFLSTAVYGWYYWIKRKEEKKKPIVKASKGQLLLCLLAILFLTLSIGYLLDSKTNSDVPYIDAFCTSVSFVAQFLMTRKVLQNWLLWVFVDICYIPLYIHKDLMLTAVLYLVFTLIAWNGYRDWQKTYKNFA comes from the coding sequence ATGCAGGATTTTTTTCAGCAGATTGCACGTCAATTTGCCCAGACCTCTTGGCTCGAATGGTTAGGTACACTGACAGGCTTTCTTTGTGTTTATTTGGCCGCTAAGCAAAATATATGGAATTGGCCGATTAGTATCATCAGCGTGGCGTCCTATGCTATTCTGTTTTATGATGCCAAACTATACGGAGATACTGTATTGCAATTCTACTTTTTGTCTACTGCTGTTTATGGCTGGTATTATTGGATAAAACGGAAAGAGGAAAAAAAGAAACCCATCGTCAAAGCCAGCAAGGGGCAGTTGCTCCTTTGCTTACTCGCAATCCTCTTCCTAACCCTGTCAATCGGTTACCTTCTCGATAGCAAGACCAATTCCGATGTTCCTTATATTGACGCTTTCTGCACGTCCGTAAGTTTTGTTGCTCAATTTCTGATGACACGCAAAGTGCTTCAAAACTGGCTCTTATGGGTATTTGTTGATATTTGTTATATACCGCTCTATATCCACAAAGACCTTATGCTGACCGCAGTACTCTACCTTGTTTTCACGCTCATCGCTTGGAATGGCTATCGCGATTGGCAGAAAACCTATAAAAATTTTGCGTAA
- a CDS encoding acyl-CoA dehydrogenase, whose translation MNFELSEEHKMIRDAARELAQELKAGAIERDESAKFPTDFVKQMGELGFMGIMTPEAYGGAGMDTLAYVLVLEEIAKIDASAAVIVSAHNSLVLYGLHAFGTEEQKQKYLVPLAKGEKLGAFALSEPEAGSDASSQHTTAEDKGDHYLLNGTKNWITNGGHADIYLVIAQTHPEKGHKGINVLIVEKGLPGFTIGPKENKLGIRSSDTHSLLFSDVQVPKENRIGEDGFGFKFAMKTLDGGRIGIAAQALGIAAGAYDLALAYSKERKTFGKPISDHQAIQFKLADMEVEIEAARLLTYKAAWTKDQGLPYGKEAAMAKLHASEVAMKHTVEAVQIHGGYGYVKEYHVERLMRDAKITQIYEGTSEIQRLVIAREILR comes from the coding sequence ATGAATTTTGAATTAAGCGAAGAACATAAAATGATCCGCGACGCAGCGCGGGAATTGGCCCAGGAACTAAAGGCTGGGGCAATAGAACGCGATGAATCCGCTAAATTTCCCACTGATTTTGTCAAACAGATGGGCGAACTTGGATTTATGGGTATCATGACCCCCGAAGCTTATGGTGGGGCGGGCATGGATACGTTGGCCTATGTTCTTGTTCTCGAAGAAATTGCCAAAATTGATGCCTCTGCGGCCGTTATTGTCTCCGCTCACAATTCCCTTGTATTATATGGACTTCATGCTTTCGGGACGGAAGAACAAAAACAAAAATACCTGGTTCCACTAGCAAAGGGGGAGAAATTGGGTGCATTTGCGCTATCCGAACCCGAAGCCGGGTCTGACGCCTCGTCACAACATACAACTGCAGAAGATAAAGGCGATCATTATCTACTAAATGGCACAAAAAACTGGATCACGAATGGGGGGCACGCCGACATCTATCTTGTCATTGCACAGACACACCCTGAAAAAGGGCATAAAGGAATCAATGTTTTAATCGTTGAAAAAGGACTGCCTGGATTTACCATTGGCCCGAAAGAAAACAAATTGGGCATCCGCAGTTCAGATACGCACTCACTCCTATTTTCCGATGTTCAGGTTCCCAAAGAAAATCGTATTGGAGAGGATGGCTTCGGATTTAAATTTGCGATGAAAACCCTCGATGGCGGTCGTATTGGCATCGCAGCACAGGCCTTAGGAATAGCTGCTGGTGCCTATGACCTTGCTTTGGCGTACTCAAAAGAGCGAAAGACCTTTGGAAAGCCGATTTCGGACCATCAGGCCATACAGTTTAAATTGGCCGATATGGAGGTCGAGATCGAGGCCGCTAGGCTTTTGACATATAAAGCAGCCTGGACTAAAGATCAGGGACTTCCCTACGGTAAAGAAGCAGCAATGGCCAAATTACATGCGTCTGAAGTTGCCATGAAACACACGGTAGAAGCTGTACAGATCCACGGTGGCTATGGGTACGTAAAAGAATATCATGTTGAAAGGCTAATGCGTGATGCAAAAATCACGCAAATCTATGAGGGAACCTCTGAGATACAACGCCTGGTGATCGCCCGAGAGATCTTGCGGTAG
- the proB gene encoding glutamate 5-kinase: MKKPILVVKFGSASITTKEGEVDERIVLEIARQIASLQKKYNIVLVSSGAVAAGKRFLPSYTGTLSQRKAAAAIGNPILINTYSTYFRPFKISLAQSLCERHHFSNRDQFLQLKNTYEELWRNNVIPIANENDVVSNKELKFSDNDELATLIAVGFGAEKLLFSTSVPGVLDANNKIIPQIETIDRDILGLARKDKSSVGLGGMTSKLNFARLANQMGIAVVIFSMQTEDAIQKAVKHETGTLCLPESKKISSRKKWLASGSLIKGELMVDRGAEEALLKHKSLLAVGVTRIVEHFEKGEVLNIVNLDGLTVAVARAKMDSSALSQSSKKNIEIAHANDIVLL; this comes from the coding sequence ATGAAAAAGCCAATTCTTGTTGTCAAATTTGGATCGGCTTCTATTACCACGAAAGAGGGAGAAGTTGATGAACGTATTGTTTTGGAGATCGCTAGGCAAATTGCTTCCTTACAAAAGAAATACAATATTGTCTTGGTCTCTTCGGGTGCTGTAGCGGCTGGTAAACGGTTTCTCCCCAGTTATACGGGGACATTATCGCAACGGAAAGCCGCTGCCGCCATCGGTAACCCCATATTGATTAATACGTATTCAACCTACTTCAGACCGTTTAAAATTTCGTTGGCTCAAAGTCTATGTGAGCGACATCATTTTTCAAACCGGGATCAATTTCTGCAATTGAAAAATACCTACGAGGAATTGTGGCGGAACAACGTTATTCCCATCGCCAATGAAAATGATGTGGTGAGTAATAAGGAACTGAAATTTTCAGATAATGATGAACTGGCTACATTAATTGCCGTTGGTTTTGGGGCTGAAAAATTGCTGTTCAGCACTTCCGTACCCGGCGTGTTGGATGCAAACAATAAAATTATACCACAAATCGAAACTATTGATCGGGATATCTTAGGCTTAGCGAGAAAAGATAAGTCGTCCGTTGGATTGGGTGGAATGACCTCGAAATTGAATTTTGCCCGATTGGCCAATCAGATGGGGATTGCTGTTGTAATTTTTAGCATGCAAACTGAGGATGCCATCCAGAAAGCAGTGAAACATGAGACTGGTACCTTGTGTCTACCTGAAAGCAAAAAAATATCATCCCGTAAGAAGTGGCTTGCAAGCGGGAGTTTAATTAAAGGAGAATTGATGGTTGACCGCGGAGCAGAGGAAGCGTTATTAAAGCACAAAAGTCTACTGGCCGTCGGTGTTACTCGCATCGTCGAGCATTTTGAAAAGGGAGAAGTGTTAAATATTGTCAATCTAGACGGCTTAACTGTGGCCGTTGCCCGGGCGAAAATGGATTCGTCCGCTTTATCTCAGTCCAGTAAAAAAAATATAGAAATTGCACACGCAAATGATATCGTCTTGTTATGA